From one Thalassoroseus pseudoceratinae genomic stretch:
- a CDS encoding FAD binding domain-containing protein: MRDFEYARPTTLADALNLIATHNGQSRLLAGGTDLIDHIRMERLTPDWVIDIKSVPELNRLEADDTGFHLGAAVPCWRIKQDETICNSYSALADSCRIIGGIQIQNRASVGGNLCNSGPAADSTPSLIALNATCVIDGVHGRREVAVEEFCTGPGKNVLDPGEILLELRFPTALPWSGSHYRRFIPRNEMDIASVSVGAWVQLNESGERFEAVRVAMGAVAPTPLYVPEISDELAGQSVSEETIQRAAVLATAAAQPIDDMRGTVEFRKHVSGVLTRRVLTEAVERARTGQVQFHVPG, from the coding sequence ATGCGTGACTTCGAATACGCCCGCCCGACAACTCTGGCCGACGCACTGAACCTGATTGCCACTCACAATGGGCAATCGCGATTGCTCGCCGGCGGGACCGACCTCATTGACCATATCCGAATGGAGCGACTCACCCCCGATTGGGTGATCGACATCAAATCGGTTCCCGAGCTGAACCGGCTGGAAGCCGATGACACGGGTTTCCACCTCGGTGCCGCGGTGCCCTGTTGGCGGATCAAACAAGACGAAACGATCTGCAATAGCTACTCGGCACTGGCGGATAGTTGCCGGATCATCGGGGGAATTCAAATCCAGAACCGGGCTTCGGTCGGCGGCAACTTGTGCAACTCTGGTCCCGCTGCGGACAGCACTCCGTCACTCATCGCCCTGAACGCCACCTGCGTGATTGACGGCGTGCACGGACGACGTGAAGTCGCGGTGGAAGAATTCTGTACCGGCCCCGGAAAAAACGTGCTTGATCCGGGTGAAATCTTGTTGGAGCTTCGGTTTCCGACGGCCCTTCCCTGGTCAGGTTCGCATTATCGCCGGTTCATTCCACGAAACGAAATGGACATCGCCAGTGTGAGTGTCGGAGCCTGGGTTCAACTCAACGAAAGTGGCGAGCGATTCGAAGCGGTTCGCGTCGCCATGGGAGCCGTGGCACCAACACCGCTTTACGTGCCGGAAATCAGCGACGAACTCGCTGGTCAAAGCGTTTCCGAAGAAACCATTCAGCGAGCGGCCGTCTTGGCGACGGCCGCGGCGCAGCCGATCGACGATATGCGGGGAACTGTCGAATTCCGCAAACACGTCAGCGGCGTCCTCACGCGACGAGTGCTCACCGAAGCCGTCGAACGTGCCCGCACCGGCCAGGTGCAATTCCACGTTCCCGGCTAA
- a CDS encoding KpsF/GutQ family sugar-phosphate isomerase → MNSAAAWSDGPLTPFEQLREARAILRDEADALLALSQRLDASFCEAVRLIVECEGSVIVTGIGKAGLIGQKIVATLSSTGTRSHFMHPAEAVHGDLGCLHTNDVLLALSNSGETEEVNRLLPTIGRMKVPIIAVTAKKSSTLGRGSTVTIPLGKIEEVGPHGLAPSTSTTIMLAIGDALALVIAQLKNFSPQEFAVYHPGGSLGRKLAHVSDVMRKDTELRIASEETTVREVFMRVEQTGRRTGAVMLVDANGRLSGLYTDSDLARLLENRMDAELDSRIGDVMTKTPLTISPSARLADAVELLSTRKISELPVVDSDHKPVGLIDITDVIGLLPRDEDASNQSLLDAG, encoded by the coding sequence ATGAACTCCGCGGCCGCTTGGTCTGATGGTCCATTAACCCCGTTCGAACAACTTCGCGAAGCCCGTGCCATTCTCCGGGATGAGGCCGATGCGCTGTTGGCGTTGTCACAACGACTCGATGCCTCTTTTTGCGAAGCGGTTCGGTTGATCGTGGAGTGCGAAGGCTCCGTCATCGTCACCGGCATCGGGAAAGCTGGGTTGATTGGGCAAAAAATCGTTGCGACACTCTCGTCGACGGGCACGCGATCCCACTTTATGCATCCCGCCGAGGCGGTGCACGGGGATTTGGGCTGTTTGCACACGAATGACGTGTTGCTCGCTCTCTCGAACAGCGGTGAGACCGAGGAAGTCAATCGACTGCTGCCCACGATCGGGCGAATGAAAGTCCCGATCATCGCGGTCACAGCGAAGAAGTCGAGCACACTCGGGCGAGGATCAACGGTCACGATTCCGCTCGGAAAGATTGAGGAAGTTGGCCCGCACGGCTTGGCTCCATCGACCAGCACGACCATCATGCTCGCCATTGGAGACGCACTTGCGCTCGTGATTGCCCAACTCAAGAATTTCTCGCCGCAAGAATTCGCCGTCTATCATCCCGGTGGAAGCTTGGGGCGGAAGTTGGCTCACGTGAGTGACGTCATGCGGAAAGACACGGAATTGCGGATCGCTTCGGAAGAGACAACCGTCCGCGAAGTCTTCATGCGGGTCGAGCAAACCGGGCGACGCACCGGTGCTGTGATGCTCGTCGATGCCAATGGGCGTTTGAGCGGTTTGTATACCGACAGTGACTTGGCGCGGCTGCTCGAAAACCGAATGGATGCGGAACTCGATTCCCGCATCGGCGACGTGATGACCAAAACACCGCTGACGATCAGCCCGTCAGCCCGATTGGCCGATGCAGTGGAGTTGTTGTCGACACGAAAAATCAGCGAACTCCCGGTAGTCGACTCGGATCACAAGCCGGTGGGTTTGATCGATATTACCGACGTCATTGGTTTGCTGCCTCGCGACGAGGACGCTTCGAATCAATCGCTTCTGGATGCGGGGTAA
- a CDS encoding GNAT family N-acetyltransferase yields the protein MITFPSLSGRVVELFESQITKDFDHRKAIQLREELLTVAISLGGQRGFLVPVSECHANDSAVVRLLTKFRKPITTFPSFFEVTEERTHRWLRTHLLDMPDRILFLIVNRTGQIIGHAGFARCHNPQRTMELDNVIRGVPDAEPGLMSMAVGHLIAWANTTFQPSDIVLHVMQDNPHAIRFYERLGFVVTASQPLKRVELPGEIRLEPFEVTGFESPDGYYLTMTHRPAASQTQPPHFPLI from the coding sequence ATGATTACATTTCCGTCGCTCTCCGGCCGTGTTGTGGAACTGTTTGAGAGCCAAATTACGAAGGATTTCGACCATCGGAAGGCAATTCAGCTTCGCGAGGAATTGCTAACGGTGGCGATCTCCTTGGGTGGGCAACGCGGATTTCTCGTGCCCGTCAGTGAATGTCATGCCAATGACTCTGCCGTCGTGCGGTTATTGACTAAGTTTCGCAAGCCGATCACAACATTCCCGTCCTTTTTCGAGGTCACTGAGGAACGAACTCACCGTTGGTTACGAACTCATTTGCTTGACATGCCGGATCGGATTCTGTTCTTAATCGTCAATCGGACGGGGCAGATCATTGGTCATGCAGGGTTTGCCCGATGTCACAATCCGCAGCGGACGATGGAACTCGACAACGTCATCCGAGGCGTGCCCGATGCCGAACCGGGGCTAATGTCGATGGCGGTGGGTCATCTCATTGCATGGGCAAACACGACATTTCAACCGTCGGATATTGTGTTGCATGTGATGCAAGATAATCCGCATGCTATTCGATTTTACGAGCGACTGGGGTTCGTAGTGACGGCTTCCCAACCGCTCAAACGGGTTGAACTTCCCGGCGAGATTCGGCTCGAACCCTTTGAAGTCACAGGGTTTGAGTCACCCGATGGCTACTATTTGACAATGACTCATCGGCCCGCGGCGTCTCAAACTCAACCACCGCATTTTCCGCTCATTTGA
- a CDS encoding (2Fe-2S)-binding protein gives MAKKRIVSFTLNGRVEEFLCLPRQTLLEVLRDNLNQTGTKEGCSNGNCGACTVLIDGRPIDSCLVLAVEAEGAKIETIEGVAKSGELHPLQQAFLEDAALQCGICTPGFIMSAKALLDETLKPTEEQIRFGLAGNLCRCTGYDKIVKAVQHAAETRNQMIAEDQ, from the coding sequence GTGGCCAAAAAACGAATTGTCAGTTTCACATTGAATGGACGAGTGGAAGAGTTTCTCTGTCTTCCTCGGCAAACGCTCTTGGAAGTGCTGCGAGACAACCTCAACCAGACCGGCACAAAAGAAGGTTGCTCCAACGGCAACTGCGGAGCCTGCACCGTGCTCATCGACGGTCGTCCGATCGACAGCTGTTTGGTGCTGGCGGTGGAAGCCGAAGGCGCAAAAATCGAAACGATTGAAGGTGTCGCGAAATCGGGTGAATTGCATCCACTTCAGCAAGCGTTTCTCGAAGACGCGGCATTGCAATGCGGCATCTGCACACCAGGTTTCATCATGTCCGCGAAAGCGTTATTGGATGAAACTCTCAAGCCGACCGAGGAACAAATCCGATTTGGACTCGCCGGAAACCTCTGCCGATGCACCGGTTACGACAAGATCGTCAAAGCCGTACAACATGCTGCCGAAACTCGCAATCAAATGATCGCTGAGGACCAATAA
- a CDS encoding sulfatase family protein, with product MQSWKQYARRERTPRVLHRVTPLTLIALTSILAICSPKTALSAEKRSAPNIVIILADDMGYGDVHALNSKSKIPTPNLDRLANEGMTFTDAHSPSAVCTPTRYALLTGRYCWRTELKRGVLGGYSPPLLESGRKTIANMLSKQGYHTGAVGKWHLGMALPMKPGKAVKSSQWNGDPGIDWSGKITDSPIHHGFDQYFGVSASLDMAPYVYIRDDHFDSPPTIQQPAVKFPHFVRKGPRSEDFVIDQVLDRLTKESVDYITTAAKKDEPFFLYFPLTAPHKPTQPHERFRGKTQLNEYGDFVAQVDWTVGEVLNALDQSGVADDTVVFYSSDNGSYMYRYDDPNKKDHVDDASIQGFRAEHHRPNGPFRGTKADIWEAGHHVPLFARWPGKINAGSKCDEPVCLTDLFATAAEIVGAELDNSMAEDSVSLLPMLHGKETRRAAPVIHHSVAGMFAIRDGKWKLVLGDGSGGRQQPKGKPFGKPYQLFDLSQDIGEENNIADEHPEIVERLTKTVETIRNTGRSVKR from the coding sequence ATGCAATCTTGGAAACAATACGCACGCAGAGAACGTACACCACGAGTACTACACCGAGTAACGCCCCTCACTCTCATCGCCCTGACATCGATTCTGGCAATATGTTCACCAAAGACCGCGCTGTCCGCTGAAAAGCGAAGTGCACCGAATATCGTTATCATTTTGGCTGACGATATGGGCTATGGTGATGTTCATGCGTTGAATTCAAAATCGAAGATTCCCACGCCGAACCTCGACCGTTTAGCAAATGAAGGCATGACCTTCACCGATGCCCATTCCCCGTCGGCCGTTTGTACGCCGACACGGTATGCATTGCTCACCGGACGGTACTGCTGGCGGACGGAACTCAAACGAGGTGTACTCGGTGGCTACAGTCCGCCGTTGTTGGAATCGGGTCGAAAAACCATCGCGAACATGCTCAGCAAGCAGGGATACCATACGGGCGCGGTCGGGAAATGGCATCTTGGAATGGCCTTGCCGATGAAACCGGGCAAAGCGGTCAAGAGTTCGCAATGGAACGGCGATCCCGGTATTGATTGGAGCGGCAAGATCACCGACAGCCCCATTCATCACGGCTTCGATCAGTACTTTGGCGTGAGTGCCTCGCTGGATATGGCACCGTACGTTTACATCCGCGACGATCACTTCGATTCACCACCAACGATCCAACAACCAGCCGTTAAGTTTCCGCATTTCGTCCGCAAGGGACCGCGATCGGAAGACTTCGTGATTGATCAAGTCCTCGACCGGCTGACAAAAGAATCGGTCGACTACATCACCACCGCTGCAAAGAAAGATGAGCCGTTCTTCCTGTACTTCCCGTTGACCGCTCCCCACAAACCGACGCAACCCCACGAACGCTTTCGCGGCAAAACGCAACTCAACGAGTATGGCGATTTCGTGGCCCAAGTCGATTGGACGGTAGGCGAGGTGTTGAATGCTCTCGATCAATCCGGCGTGGCGGATGACACCGTCGTGTTTTACTCGTCAGACAACGGTTCCTACATGTACCGCTATGACGATCCCAACAAGAAAGACCACGTTGACGATGCGTCGATCCAGGGTTTTCGAGCGGAACATCACCGACCGAACGGACCGTTTCGCGGCACCAAAGCGGACATCTGGGAAGCCGGGCATCATGTGCCGTTATTCGCCCGATGGCCGGGCAAAATTAATGCGGGATCGAAATGCGACGAACCCGTTTGCCTGACGGACTTGTTCGCCACCGCTGCGGAAATCGTGGGAGCCGAACTCGATAACAGCATGGCCGAAGACAGCGTGTCGCTGTTGCCGATGCTGCATGGCAAGGAAACCCGACGTGCCGCCCCGGTGATTCACCATTCCGTCGCCGGGATGTTTGCGATTCGCGACGGCAAGTGGAAACTCGTCCTTGGTGATGGGTCCGGCGGACGTCAACAACCCAAGGGCAAACCGTTCGGCAAACCGTATCAGTTGTTCGATCTGTCCCAAGACATTGGCGAAGAAAACAACATCGCCGACGAACACCCCGAAATCGTCGAACGCCTTACGAAGACCGTCGAAACCATCCGCAACACCGGTCGCAGTGTCAAACGCTAG
- a CDS encoding outer membrane protein assembly factor BamB family protein: MTDLQTVPVCCNPRLGGVGITALLTLVLLPTIGYADDQADAVEAGEAVMEDAPAKEQAEAKPAPQKPKPAANPLGQIFRGIFGQKPPQQIIPQNKNNPKAPPQQTRPAEEEAATEEEADEKSARDHIDLRAPHDRELAKALRRAERFIESAKATNQAAEWRNAMDTLAHILGSSEAKPQDADSLTTNLPVIRQEDGQWTPAADVANKLLGELPTEYLNLYRATYGGRARQLLDDAIQQGDAAAIGQIAFRYFHTPAGKEALNRVGMYHADRGEFGLAARWFVRLMNSQSTIAQQPRWQLKAAAVLSAAGHPLADELLEKLKESETPLTVGADVAVEPQEIITQILPKRTTSRVQSNWPMLLGNPSRTGIVDGDEPLLLPRWHHPLTNFEQGVESIEMLADDLVDLGRSPVPAFFPLAVDGKILSRTLRGVSVFDAESGADLWETREGLSPERILSGVRITNRASFAVGGGAIRQAMAFPTNSTGYYNGYNADQDKLTSLLFRNGTWGVISSDGQRVYVIEDHAILSKYQPGNTWAFRNGNTDPYHRDFTSNKIAAYDIKSGRLEWEIGGQATDEPFDRRLAGWYFSGVPTPDGNRLLVMGEKENEIWLFALEPETGRPQWSQLLAFADTEISHDFGRRWWNAQPSVKDGVIVCPTTIGWLIGVDQTQHAILWSHRYDPPNTGQHLNRSHRNETYIVPSSPLNGRWTPSAPVISGRHVVFTAPETQKVVCLDLFTGKPNWQRNRDNDLYLAGVFDDQAVFVGKTQMRAQNITTGETVWTLAYTEDAKDETELMRPAGHGVAVDGIYHLPLLSRQLLSVELGTGKIRSRLFLPEDHPALGNLLMHRGLLVSAGPHGITAFEQRDSVRLAIQTRLKANPIDAWALLRQGEIELLHHDHQAAWELLQRLDSTQLSAADQTRWTEATVSAVSHLIRENLEGADTEFAALEELAETHPKHRRLVQQLAAERFRARGDVSSAFHAYLSLADSTHGELVPRNDDRDVRVRLSQWLAGRLAMLWRESSEADRKQLDDLVRVHADKLWQTDDTPKSFDRAEKFLDLFRFHPLANAIRGELATRYADNGQLGNAELHLRRLMQSNDKETSLAAFAQLASRFEQAGLPADAATVRQQQYRRFPESTPADQADQTPTQAFNTPVSWSDQSVSLEMMSSYYSSNEAARVLTSPPYRMPCLQQSRWEFQYQYQQLVQKSLRSGEVEWIVPLKIQNGAPSHSMISSEVVGSMMFLVHGDVVHALSPLEKRILWTHALDLRGSNSSRRSVNRTSIQAMQTGSSFSNSSSVRQRAYGGGMLAVANSEYVCVYGRRSISVLDALTGEVRWVRDRVPSRSVVYGTDEVVLLVPQNSTEIQAYSAFDGRKIDLRNAQAVVNKLVHTTGRHLIVSERRTSASLLGLSGAKASIKAIEPETSKVSWQRTFPESTYFSTTEDGYLAAVQATGDLSMIDMETGFVQKFESFPSEWLQSLTERFLVVDSHQVYLFLNKRSRNHVYFSSQLKQFRMNGRFIVFDRQTGKRKWDSEVSDTVCIVEELPNLPLLMFFSAKYQKKGNFGYYSTKLTVYDKHTGWKVADHDWATNSSGFRSLEVDLKDKRIELVTYNMRIQMQAKPRPPAKAEDVGTGE, from the coding sequence ATGACTGATTTGCAAACTGTTCCCGTGTGCTGCAATCCTCGCCTGGGTGGCGTCGGTATCACGGCTCTATTGACTCTCGTGTTGCTGCCGACCATTGGCTACGCGGACGATCAAGCGGATGCCGTTGAAGCCGGCGAAGCCGTGATGGAAGACGCTCCGGCAAAGGAACAAGCGGAAGCCAAGCCGGCACCGCAGAAACCCAAACCGGCCGCGAATCCATTGGGGCAGATTTTCCGGGGCATCTTCGGTCAGAAGCCACCGCAGCAGATTATCCCCCAAAACAAGAACAACCCGAAAGCGCCGCCGCAACAAACACGTCCCGCCGAGGAAGAAGCGGCGACCGAAGAAGAAGCCGACGAGAAATCGGCTCGTGACCATATCGACTTACGAGCGCCGCACGACCGCGAGTTGGCGAAAGCACTCCGTCGAGCGGAACGGTTCATCGAATCCGCCAAGGCCACGAATCAAGCCGCCGAGTGGCGAAACGCGATGGACACGTTGGCTCACATTTTGGGTTCCTCGGAAGCCAAACCTCAAGACGCCGACTCACTGACCACGAATCTCCCGGTCATCCGGCAAGAAGACGGTCAATGGACCCCCGCCGCCGATGTCGCGAACAAGCTCCTAGGAGAACTCCCGACGGAGTACCTCAACTTGTATCGTGCCACTTACGGCGGTCGTGCGAGGCAGCTGCTCGACGATGCGATTCAACAAGGGGACGCAGCGGCGATTGGTCAAATCGCGTTCCGCTATTTCCACACGCCGGCAGGAAAAGAAGCCCTCAATCGGGTGGGCATGTATCATGCGGACCGAGGGGAGTTCGGTTTGGCGGCTCGTTGGTTCGTGCGGTTGATGAATTCCCAATCGACCATTGCACAGCAGCCACGTTGGCAACTCAAGGCGGCCGCCGTTTTGAGCGCCGCGGGACATCCACTCGCCGATGAACTCTTGGAAAAGCTGAAAGAATCGGAGACCCCATTGACGGTGGGTGCGGACGTCGCGGTTGAGCCGCAGGAAATCATCACACAAATTCTGCCCAAACGAACAACGTCGCGTGTCCAATCCAATTGGCCGATGCTGCTAGGCAATCCCAGCCGCACGGGCATTGTCGACGGTGACGAACCACTCCTGTTGCCGCGTTGGCATCACCCGCTGACGAACTTCGAGCAGGGAGTCGAAAGCATCGAAATGTTAGCGGACGATCTGGTTGATCTCGGCCGTTCTCCGGTGCCCGCTTTCTTCCCGTTGGCAGTGGATGGAAAGATTCTCTCGCGGACGTTGCGGGGTGTATCCGTGTTCGATGCCGAGAGCGGTGCCGATTTGTGGGAAACCCGTGAAGGACTGTCGCCCGAACGAATTCTGTCCGGAGTCCGAATCACCAATCGCGCCAGTTTTGCGGTCGGCGGTGGTGCCATTCGGCAAGCCATGGCCTTTCCCACGAATTCCACAGGGTACTACAACGGCTACAACGCCGACCAAGACAAGCTCACCAGTTTGCTGTTCCGAAACGGCACCTGGGGAGTCATCTCCAGTGATGGTCAGCGGGTTTATGTTATCGAGGATCATGCCATTCTCTCGAAATATCAGCCAGGCAATACCTGGGCTTTTCGGAATGGCAACACCGATCCGTATCACCGTGATTTCACGAGCAACAAGATTGCCGCGTATGACATCAAGTCGGGACGATTGGAATGGGAAATCGGTGGCCAAGCGACCGACGAACCATTCGATCGACGATTGGCGGGGTGGTACTTCTCCGGTGTTCCCACCCCCGATGGCAACCGACTGCTCGTGATGGGCGAAAAAGAAAACGAAATCTGGCTGTTCGCTTTGGAACCGGAAACCGGCCGACCGCAATGGTCCCAATTGCTCGCCTTCGCCGACACCGAGATTTCGCACGACTTCGGACGCCGTTGGTGGAACGCCCAACCGTCCGTCAAGGATGGCGTCATTGTGTGTCCGACCACGATCGGTTGGCTGATCGGTGTGGACCAAACCCAACATGCGATTTTATGGTCGCATCGCTACGATCCGCCCAACACCGGTCAGCATCTGAATCGCTCGCATCGCAACGAAACCTATATTGTCCCCTCGTCACCGCTCAACGGACGCTGGACACCGTCGGCTCCGGTGATCTCCGGGCGACACGTCGTCTTCACCGCTCCCGAAACCCAGAAGGTTGTTTGCCTGGATTTGTTCACAGGAAAACCGAATTGGCAACGGAATCGAGACAACGACTTGTACTTGGCGGGTGTCTTTGACGACCAAGCCGTCTTCGTTGGCAAAACGCAGATGCGGGCTCAGAACATCACGACCGGCGAAACCGTTTGGACACTCGCATATACCGAGGATGCCAAAGACGAGACCGAACTGATGCGTCCCGCGGGTCATGGGGTGGCGGTCGATGGAATTTACCATCTGCCGTTGCTGTCGAGGCAATTGCTGTCGGTTGAGTTGGGAACCGGAAAAATCCGATCGCGACTGTTCCTCCCAGAAGATCATCCGGCTCTTGGAAACTTATTGATGCATCGTGGGTTGCTTGTGTCCGCTGGTCCGCATGGAATCACGGCATTCGAGCAACGCGACTCAGTTCGGTTGGCGATTCAAACGCGGCTGAAAGCCAACCCGATCGATGCCTGGGCGTTGTTGCGGCAAGGCGAGATTGAACTGTTGCATCACGACCACCAAGCCGCCTGGGAACTTCTGCAAAGGCTTGACTCAACGCAACTTTCCGCTGCGGATCAAACTCGATGGACTGAAGCCACGGTGTCTGCGGTTTCGCACCTCATCCGCGAGAACCTCGAAGGTGCCGACACGGAATTCGCGGCTCTCGAAGAACTCGCAGAGACTCATCCAAAGCATCGACGTCTTGTGCAACAACTTGCCGCCGAACGGTTCCGTGCCCGAGGCGATGTCAGTTCCGCGTTCCACGCGTACTTGAGCCTTGCCGATTCGACTCACGGTGAACTTGTGCCTCGCAACGATGACCGCGATGTGCGAGTTCGACTCTCACAATGGTTGGCCGGACGATTGGCAATGCTCTGGCGAGAGAGTTCCGAAGCCGATCGGAAACAATTGGACGATTTGGTCCGCGTACATGCGGACAAGCTCTGGCAAACCGATGACACGCCAAAGTCGTTCGATCGAGCCGAAAAGTTCTTGGACCTATTCCGGTTCCATCCACTCGCCAACGCGATCCGTGGAGAACTCGCGACACGTTACGCCGACAACGGCCAATTGGGAAATGCAGAACTTCATCTGCGTCGGCTCATGCAAAGCAACGACAAAGAGACTTCCCTCGCAGCGTTCGCACAACTTGCTAGTCGGTTCGAGCAGGCCGGATTACCCGCCGATGCCGCCACGGTTCGTCAGCAACAGTACCGCCGCTTCCCGGAAAGCACGCCCGCTGATCAAGCCGACCAAACGCCAACACAGGCGTTCAACACACCGGTGTCTTGGTCGGATCAAAGTGTGTCGCTGGAAATGATGAGTTCCTACTACTCATCGAATGAAGCCGCCCGTGTGCTGACTTCCCCGCCCTATCGGATGCCCTGCTTACAGCAATCGCGTTGGGAATTTCAGTATCAATATCAACAACTCGTACAAAAAAGTCTCCGAAGCGGTGAGGTCGAATGGATCGTCCCGCTGAAAATTCAGAACGGTGCACCAAGCCATAGCATGATCTCATCCGAAGTGGTGGGATCGATGATGTTCCTCGTGCACGGCGATGTCGTCCATGCCCTTTCCCCGCTGGAGAAACGAATCCTGTGGACACACGCCTTGGACCTTCGTGGTAGCAATAGCAGTCGCCGTTCGGTCAATCGAACTTCGATCCAAGCCATGCAAACCGGCAGTTCGTTCTCGAATAGTTCCAGTGTCCGTCAAAGGGCGTATGGTGGCGGGATGTTGGCGGTTGCGAACAGTGAATACGTTTGCGTATACGGTCGCCGTTCGATCTCCGTTCTCGATGCCCTCACCGGCGAAGTGCGTTGGGTCCGTGACCGTGTGCCGTCCCGGTCGGTGGTCTACGGCACGGATGAGGTCGTGCTGCTTGTGCCGCAGAACAGTACCGAAATCCAAGCCTACTCAGCGTTCGATGGTCGCAAGATCGACTTGAGAAACGCGCAGGCAGTCGTGAATAAATTGGTCCACACAACGGGTCGTCATCTCATCGTTTCCGAGCGGCGAACGTCGGCGAGCCTCTTGGGGTTGTCTGGTGCGAAGGCGTCCATCAAAGCGATTGAACCCGAAACGTCGAAAGTCAGTTGGCAACGAACCTTCCCCGAATCGACCTACTTTTCCACCACCGAAGACGGTTACTTGGCCGCTGTGCAGGCCACTGGCGATCTGAGCATGATCGACATGGAAACCGGCTTCGTGCAGAAATTTGAATCGTTTCCATCGGAATGGTTGCAAAGTTTGACCGAGCGATTCTTAGTCGTGGACTCGCATCAGGTTTACTTGTTCCTCAACAAACGCAGCCGAAACCACGTGTATTTCTCGTCGCAACTCAAACAGTTCCGCATGAACGGTCGGTTCATCGTGTTTGATCGGCAAACCGGCAAGCGAAAGTGGGATTCTGAAGTCAGCGATACCGTTTGTATCGTCGAGGAACTTCCCAATCTGCCGCTGCTGATGTTCTTCTCGGCCAAGTACCAGAAGAAGGGGAACTTCGGGTATTACTCGACCAAACTGACCGTTTACGACAAACACACCGGTTGGAAAGTCGCGGACCACGACTGGGCCACGAATTCGTCCGGTTTTCGGTCGTTGGAAGTCGATTTGAAGGACAAGCGAATCGAATTGGTGACTTACAACATGCGAATTCAAATGCAGGCCAAACCCCGTCCACCGGCGAAAGCCGAGGACGTCGGCACGGGTGAATAA